One region of Mucilaginibacter sp. 14171R-50 genomic DNA includes:
- a CDS encoding conjugative transposon protein TraM: protein METINETSGQAPLNPEFRKKRKFYLVVPLLVLPFLTMAFWALGGGSGKPDHNKQAQQKGINMTLPSAQFKQQEANNKMDIYQSAAKDSNQKSEGAGSAFMQQMGFDPSRIDSGSIHKDKPEIATLKQNTADIQSDRISAKLAAINRQISQPSATDESADDERSVRKLHRMMKAMNSSSGKDPEMEQLNAMLTKIQAIQNPASVSKPTEKKTDNAAFKAIPAMIDGKQKVMNGGTVRLKLTDSVRIRGEFLPKGQLIFGACQVTNQRLLLTIENVRLDKKIIPVSLTVFSLDGMPGIPAPEADLGGAAGTGADNAVQSMQFMSMDASLGAQAAAGGINAAKGLFSKKVHKIKVKLKDEFPVLLKINKY from the coding sequence ATGGAAACGATCAATGAAACCAGCGGCCAAGCGCCGCTAAATCCCGAGTTCAGAAAAAAAAGAAAATTCTATCTGGTGGTACCCTTGCTGGTGCTCCCCTTTCTAACGATGGCCTTTTGGGCACTTGGTGGCGGAAGCGGAAAGCCTGATCACAATAAACAGGCCCAGCAAAAAGGAATTAATATGACTTTGCCATCAGCCCAGTTTAAACAGCAGGAAGCCAATAATAAAATGGATATCTACCAAAGTGCCGCCAAAGACAGCAACCAAAAAAGTGAAGGGGCCGGAAGCGCATTTATGCAGCAAATGGGATTTGACCCTTCACGGATAGACAGCGGTTCGATCCACAAGGATAAGCCGGAAATTGCCACGCTGAAACAAAACACTGCGGATATCCAGTCCGACAGGATCAGCGCGAAGCTTGCTGCGATCAACCGCCAGATCAGCCAGCCATCCGCCACAGATGAAAGCGCTGATGATGAGCGCTCGGTAAGGAAGTTACACAGGATGATGAAAGCGATGAACTCCTCATCTGGAAAAGATCCTGAAATGGAACAGTTAAATGCGATGCTGACGAAAATCCAGGCAATCCAAAATCCCGCATCAGTGAGTAAGCCAACGGAAAAAAAGACGGACAATGCAGCATTTAAGGCGATCCCGGCGATGATCGACGGGAAGCAAAAAGTCATGAACGGTGGTACGGTACGCCTGAAACTGACCGATTCCGTCCGCATACGCGGAGAATTTCTACCGAAAGGACAACTCATCTTTGGTGCCTGTCAGGTAACCAATCAAAGGTTATTATTAACCATCGAAAATGTCCGGTTGGATAAAAAGATCATTCCGGTAAGTCTCACCGTATTCAGCCTGGATGGAATGCCCGGCATCCCGGCCCCTGAAGCTGATCTTGGAGGAGCAGCCGGTACAGGAGCAGATAATGCCGTACAAAGTATGCAGTTTATGAGTATGGATGCGAGTTTGGGTGCCCAGGCGGCCGCCGGAGGTATCAACGCAGCCAAAGGGCTATTCAGCAAGAAAGTGCACAAGATCAAAGTAAAGCTGAAAGACGAGTTTCCGGTGCTATTGAAAATCAATAAATACTAA